A DNA window from Calliphora vicina chromosome 1, idCalVici1.1, whole genome shotgun sequence contains the following coding sequences:
- the LOC135962932 gene encoding uncharacterized protein LOC135962932 has protein sequence MNFNKYFAFLAILVLCILGQQATEAHHHFGKIGHELDKGAKKVEKVASSVNKVKSVIANGKTVIEAGAAVAGAVAAA, from the exons ATGAACTTCAACAAATATTTCGCATTCTTGGCCATTTTGGTCTTGTGTATTTTGGGTCAACAAGCTACCGAAGCCCATCATCACTTCGGTAAAATCGGACATGAATTG GACAAGGGTGCCAAGAAGGTTGAAAAAGTAGCTTCCAGTGTCAATAAAGTGAAATCTGTGATTGCTAATGGTAAAACCGTGATTGAGGCTGGTGCCGCTGTTGCTGGAGCTGTGGCAGCTGCTTAA